The following coding sequences are from one Canis lupus baileyi chromosome 23, mCanLup2.hap1, whole genome shotgun sequence window:
- the LOC140615480 gene encoding olfactory receptor 51I2-like, giving the protein MGLFTVSHPASFLLTGIPGLESSHSWLAGPLCVMYAVALGGNTVILQAVRVEPSLHEPMYYFLSMLSFSDVAMSMATLPTVLRTFCLNARSIAFDACLIQMFLIHSFSMMESGILLAMSFDRYVAICDPLHYATVLTNGVIAGIGVAVTARSFITLFPLPFLFKRLPVCRSNVLSHSYCLHPDMMKLACADITINSIYGFFVLISTFGMDMFFIFLSYVLILRSVMAIASRKERLKALNTCVSHILVVLAFYVPMIGVSVVHRFGEHAPRYIHVFMSNVYLFVPPVLNPLIYSAKTKEIRRAIVRMFHRIKM; this is encoded by the coding sequence ATGGGACTGTTCACTGTCAGTcatcctgcttccttcctcctgaCTGGCATCCCTGGTCTGGAGAGCTCTCACTCCTGGCTAGCAGGGCCCCTCTGTGTGATGTATGCCGTGGCCCTCGGAGGCAACACTGTGATCCTACAGGCCGTGCGAGTGGAGCCCAGTCTCCACGAGCCCATGTACTACTTCCTGTCCATGCTGTCCTTCAGTGACGTGGCCATGTCCATGGCCACCCTGCCCACCGTGCTCAGAACCTTCTGCCTCAATGCCCGCAGCATTGCTTTTGATGCCTGTCTGATCCAGATGtttctcattcattccttctCCATGATGGAGTCAGGGATTCTGCTGGCCATGAGCtttgaccgctatgtggccatttGTGATCCTTTGCACTATGCCACTGTGCTCACCAATGGAGTCATTGCTGGAATCGGCGTAGCTGTGACTGCCCGGAGCTTCATCaccctctttccccttcccttcctcttcaagAGGCTGCCTGTCTGCAGATCCAATGTTCTTTCTCACTCCTATTGCCTGCACCCAGACATGATGAAGCTAGCCTGTGCTGATATCACTATCAACAGCATCTATGGATTCTTTGTTCTTATATCCACCTTTGGCATGGACATGTTTTTTATCTTCCTCTCCTATGTGCTCATTCTGCGTTCAGTCATGGCCATCGCTTCCCGCAAGGAACGCCTGAAAGCTCTCAACACATGTGTGTCACATATCTTGGTTGTATTAGCATTTTATGTACCGATGATTGGGGTTTCTGTAGTGCACCGCTTTGGGGAGCATGCCCCACGCTACATACATGTCTTCATGTCCAACGTTTACCTCTTTGTACCTCCTGTGCTCAACCCTCTCATTTACAGCGCCAAGACAAAGGAGATCCGCCGAGCCATTGTCCGTATGTTTCACCGCATCAAAATGTGA
- the LOC140615268 gene encoding olfactory receptor 51I2-like, which translates to MGAESNESLDVLSVFLTGIPGLESQHGWLSIPFSTMYVVAIVGNSLIMIAVQEDPVLHEPMYLFLSMLAVTEVGVSVSTLPTVMGILWFDARQIDFDGCLAQMFFIHTFSCMESGVLLAMSYDRFVAIYNPLRYTAILTLPRIICMGLGITLKSVTLMAPLPILLKQLPYCHTNVLSHSYCLHSDLIQLPCADTKLNSILGLAIVLATFGLDSLLIVVSYVLILYTVLGIASEEGRWKALNTCVSHMCAVLVYYVPMIGVSVMHRAAKHASPLVHTLMSSIYLFVPPVLNPIIYSVKTKPIRQGIFTLFSCKRK; encoded by the coding sequence ATGGGAGCTGAAAGCAATGAAAGTCTTGACGTCCTATCTGTCTTCCTAACTGGCATCCCAGGATTAGAGTCCCAGCATGGCTGGCTTTCCATTCCCTTCTCCACTATGTATGTTGTGGCCATTGTGGGTAACAGCCTAATCATGATAGCAGTGCAGGAGGACCCTGTGCTACATGAGCCCATGTACCTGTTTCTCTCCATGCTGGCTGTGACTGAGGTGGGTGTTTCTGTGTCTACACTGCCCACTGTCATGGGTATTCTTTGGTTTGATGCCCGCCAGATCGATTTTGATGGCTGCCTGGCTCAGATGTTCTTCATCCACACCTTCTCTTGTATGGAGTCAGGGGTCCTTTTGGCCATGAGTTATGACCGCTTTGTAGCCATCTATAATCCACTGCGATATACTGCCATCCTAACCCTGCCCCGTATCATCTGCATGGGTCTGGGAATCACACTGAAGAGTGTGACACTTATGGCCCCACTTCCCATCCTTTTGAAGCAACTGCCTTATTGCCACACTAATGTCCTCTCCCATTCCTACTGTCTCCACTCAGACTTGATCCAGCTGCCTTGTGCTGATACTAAGCTCAATAGTATTCTAGGCTTGGCCATTGTCCTGGCCACTTTTGGGCTGGACTCACTGCTCATTGTGGTCTCTTATGTGCTGATTCTTTACACTGTGCTGGGCATTGCTTCTGAGGAGGGACGGTGGAAGGCCCTCAACACGTGTGTATCACATATGTGTGCAGTGCTTGTGTACTACGTGCCTATGATTGGTGTGTCTGTGATGCATCGTGCTGCCAAGCATGCCTCACCCCTGGTCCATACACTCATGTCTAGCATATACCTTTTTGTGCCCCCTGTGCTCAATCCCATCATCTACAGTGTCAAGACCAAGCCAATCCGACAGGGAATTTTCACCTTGTTTTCTTGCAAGAGGAAATAG
- the LOC140615481 gene encoding olfactory receptor 51I1, with amino-acid sequence MLSFNDTPFHPATLQLTGIPGMQTGHAWVALAFCILYLISIIGNLSILTLVIREPALHQPMYYFLSMLSLNDLGVSFSTLPTVLATFCFNYHHVGFDACLVQMFFIHTFSFMESGILLAMSFDRFVAICDPLRYATVLTNSRILAMGLGILAKSFITLFPFPFLVKRLPFCKGRILHHSYCLHPDLMKVACGDIHVNNIYGLFVVIFTYGIDSVFILLSYALILRAVLAIASQEQRLKALNTCMSHICAVLAFYVPIIAVSMIHRFWKSAPSVVHVMMSNVYLFVPPVLNPIIYSVKTKEIRRGIFKVLYKSQS; translated from the coding sequence ATGTTGAGCTTCAATGATACCCCCTTCCATCCAGCCACACTCCAGCTGACAGGCATTCCGGGGATGCAGACAGGCCATGCCTGGGTTGCCCTGGCTTTCTGCATCCTCTACCTAATTTCCATCATAGGCAACCTCAGCATCCTCACTCTGGTGATTCGGGAGCCTGCGCTGCACCAGCCCATGTACTACTTCCTCTCTATGCTGTCTCTCAACGATCTGGGAGTGTCCTTCTCTACACTTCCCACTGTGCTTGCTACCTTTTGTTTCAACTACCACCATGTTGGCTTCGATGCCTGCTTAGTTCAGATGTTCTTCATCCACACTTTCTCTTTCATGGAATCAGGCATATTGCTGGCCATGAGCTTTGATCGCTTTGTGGCTATTTGTGACCCATTACGATATGCCACTGTGCTCACCAACAGCCGCATCTTGGCTATGGGCCTGGGCATCCTTGCCAAGAGTTTCATcactctcttccctttcccttttctggtAAAACGACTGCCCTTCTGCAAGGGCAGAATTTTGCATCATTCATACTGTCTCCATCCAGATCTCATGAAAGTGGCCTGTGGAGACATCCATGTTAACAACATCTATGGGCTTTTTGTGGTCATTTTCACCTATGGCATAGACTCAGTGTTTATCCTGCTTTCCTATGCATTGATTCTGAGAGCCGTGCTGGCCATCGCATCCCAGGAGCAACGGCTCAAAGCACTCAACACCTGCATGTCACACATCTGTGCAGTGCTGGCTTTTTATGTGCCCATAATTGCTGTCTCCATGATCCATCGTTTCTGGAAAAGTGCCCCATCTGTTGTTCATGTCATGATGTCCAATGTCTACCTGTTTGTACCCCCCGTGCTCAACCCGATCATCTACAGTGTGAAGACAAAGGAGATACGCAGAGGGATCTTCAAAGTCCTCTATAAATCCCAGAGCTGA
- the LOC140615482 gene encoding olfactory receptor 51Q1-like, with product MSKVSNSTQVPFYFILTGIPGFEAFHIWISIPFCCLYTISIVGNTTILAVIRTEPSLHQPMYLFLSMLALTDLGLTLTTLPTVMQLLWFNIPKISFEACFAQVFFIHTFSFMESSVLLAMSFDRYVAICRPLHYATILTSEVIGRIGLAIIGRCILAVLPSLFLLKRLPFCHSHLLSHSYCLHQDMIRLVCADIRVNSWYGFALVLLIIVMDPLLIILSYTFILKNILGTASWTERLRALNNCLSHILAVLVLYVPMIGVSMTHRFAKHASPLVHVIMANIYLLAPPVMNPIIYSVKTKQIRQGIIHLISQRNMCLK from the coding sequence ATGTCCAAGGTGTCTAACAGCACCCAAGTCCCCTTCTACTTTATCCTCACGGGCATCCCTGGATTTGAGGCTTTCCACATCTGGATCTCCATCCCCTTCTGCTGCCTCTATACCATCTCCATCGTGGGGAACACCACCATTCTCGCTGTCATCCGCACAGAGCCATCCCTCCACCAGCCCATGTACCTATTTCTCTCCATGCTGGCCCTGactgacctgggcctcaccctcaccACCTTGCCCACAGTCATGCAGCTTCTCTGGTTCAACATTCCCAAGATCAGCTTTGAAGCTTGCTTTGCACAGGTATTTTTCATTCATACATTCTCTTTCATGGAATCTTCAGTCCTATTGGCCATGTCCTTTGATCGCTATGTAGCCATCTGTCGCCCCCTCCATTATGCCACGATCCTCACCAGCGAAGTCATTGGCAGGATTGGGTTGGCCATCATTGGCCGCTGTATCCTGGctgttctcccttcccttttcctaCTCAAGCGCCTGCCTTTCTGCCACTCCCATCTTCTCTCTCACTCCTATTGCCTCCACCAGGATATGATCCGCCTGGTCTGTGCTGACATCCGGGTCAACAGCTGGTATGGATTTGCTCTGGTTTTGCTCATTATTGTCATGGACCCTCTGCTCATCATTCTCTCCTACACGTTCATCCTGAAAAATATCTTGGGCACAGCCTCTTGGACTGAGCGGCTCCGGGCTCTCAATAACTGTCTATCCCACATTCTGGCTGTTCTGGTGCTTTATGTCCCCATGATTGGAGTATCCATGACCCATCGATTTGCCAAGCATGCCTCTCCACTGGTCCATGTTATCATGGCCAATATCTACCTGTTGGCACCTCCTGTGATGAACCCCATCATTTACAGTGTCAAGACTAAGCAGATCCGCCAGGGAATTATCCACCTCATTTCCCAAAGAAATATGTGCTTAAAATGA